In Helianthus annuus cultivar XRQ/B chromosome 9, HanXRQr2.0-SUNRISE, whole genome shotgun sequence, the following are encoded in one genomic region:
- the LOC110878469 gene encoding uncharacterized protein LOC110878469, translated as METPLSSRRITRSSRLENQESTNKGFLKSRNQERENSALIDITNGSPIVGLAMGSLKTPSSRCSKKRMMIPNSESKNATTPGSGETLLRGQVKTLLKKVEEEGVISKICFEPNPLIYKRFLNSPMAVLAPTPANTPQVYNFSNNNGLESFTVSPVAENFSFTQLLNEVIAESNKKVKGEKHEITRSLFMDDSESSDCNSLLTCEDSNSSGWSVQVNVSTSEEEHKDNEVVDELCEGMSKISVNKTSEFSGKHTRFVYDSDEETEGELLLLSSSSKGSI; from the exons ATGGAGACTCCACTGTCATCAAGAAGAATCACAAGATCATCAA GACTGGAGAATCAAGAATCTACTAACAAGGGTTTCTTgaaatcaagaaatcaagaaagaGAGAATTCCGCATTGATCGATATAACCAATGGTTCGCCTATCGTAGGGCTTGCGATGGGGAGTTTAAAAACTCCATCATCAAGATGTTCAAAGAAAAGGATGATGATTCCCAACAGCGAATCGAAAAACGCCACAACTCCGGGATCCGGAGAAACTTTGTTGAGGGGTCAAGTGAAAACCCTGTTGAAAAAAGTGGAAGAAGAGGGTGTGATTTCAAAGATTTGTTTTGAACCCAACCCTTTGATTTATAAAAGGTTTTTGAACTCTCCAATGGCTGTTCTTGCACCAACACCTGCTAACACTCCTCAGGTTTATAACTTTAGTAATAACAATGGTTTGGAATCATTCACTGTCTCTCCTGTTGCTGAAAACTTCAGTTTTACTCAG TTGCTTAATGAGGTTATTGCTGAATCAAATAAAAAAGTCAAGGGTGAAAAGCATGAGATAACAAGGTCATTGTTCATGGATGATTCTGAATCATCTGACTGTAACTCTCTGCTGACATGCGAAGATTCCAATTCATCCGGATGGTCGGTTCAGGTAAATGTGAGCACAAGTGAGGAGGAGCATAAAGACAATGAGGTGGTGGATGAGTTGTGTGAAGGGATGAGCAAGATTAGTGTCAACAAGACTTCTGAGTTCAGTGGGAAACACACAAGATTTGTGTATGACAGTGATGAGGAAACCGAAGgagagttgttgttgttgtcatcATCATCAAAGGGAAGCATTTGA